The sequence TATCTGCTGCGAGCACTAGACCCTTCAGATGGGGAGAGTTTCTAGTAACCCTCAACAGCTTCCTGTCTCTGAACCTGTTCCTTTGTCTAGGCTCTTCTGGAGATTTCTGGAGATGCGTACCCTGTTCTCCTTGGTACCTGCCCCATTCGTTTCCTGGGCTGAGACTTCTCAGAAAAATGACACAACtcctttaaaaaggaggaaataattctAGAATTTGACAATAGTAAACAAAATAGCCAAccaggaaaggggcgcctgggtggctcagtcagttaagtgtacaactcttggtttcagctcaggtcatggtctcacaattcgtgggttcgagccccacagcaggctctgcgctggcagcgtggggcctgcttgggattttctctctctctctctctctctctctctctctctctctctctctctcccctttctacccctcccccactctcactgtctctctcaaaataaataaactttaaaaaaagtcatcattaaaaaaatgctgaagTCACAGCAGCGCGCGACTCTTGGtgtcagggtttgtgagttcgagccccacattgggtgtaagaTTGcgtaaaaacaaaatcttcaaaaaaattagaaaaaaacacgaggcccctgggtggctctgtcagttaagcatcccaattttagctcaggtcacaatcttgcgattcgtgggctcgagcccagcactgggctctgtgctgacaggtcacagcctggaacctgcttcagattctgtgtctccctctctctgaccctaccccactcacactttgtctctctttctctctctttctccctctctctcaaaaataaataaacattaaaaaaagataaagaaatgaaaacaaaacaaaaccagtagcCAAATCTCTGTCATGGTCCCAAGTGATGTTCTCCCAAATGGTAATTTTGGAATACTGACCAGAGATGCCTGGACAATTGGccctagaaaaggaaaaatgatattgGAGATCTAATGATTGCCAGTTTGGTAAAAAGGGAGAACTCTGGTTTGGACCAATAACAATCTGGCCCTACCAGAAATTCTAGAATTCCCACTGCTCACCACAGTACGTGCATTAAACTACTGGCCTACTGACAAAACGATAGTGttcaggggtacctggttggctcagtaggtagagcatccGACTCGATCCTGCGGTCCAGtctcagccccatgttgggtgtggagattacttaaataaataaaactttaaaaagatcataacttaaaaaaacaagatagtGTTTGTGAACCAATATCGGTGGATTGGGGGAGAAATAACAAGGCCACACAAAGTTCCTGCCTCGCTCGTTCCACCTGTCCAAAGTATCATCCAGGAAAACCTGTTCACACAAATGGATCTCATACAGCTTCCCTGTCTCCTGGATACAAACGGTTCAGCCATGGTTTGTAGGTTTTCTCACTGGGCCAAACCTTTCTCTTCTAGACAAGCCAGTGCTTCTTCTGTGGCTAAAGTTCTGTTAGCAAATATTATCCCGACCCCGGGGAACCCCTCTTGAACTTCGTAGTCACTGGGGTCTCCTTGTACAGAGGCTTTAGGACATCCATGCTGCTCAGCAGGCCTTACGTTTTCGTTGCACGTTGCATCCGCAATCCTGGCATTAGTCACACGGAGTACAGCACCATTAGGCCTCAACTGGCACATCTGTAGACCTTCCAAATACCTTGGCTGACAGCATTGCAATTGGTCCTTCTAAACCTCAGATCCACCCCTCTGGAACTCCTGGAGTCCCACCCTTTGAGATATCCAGGACGTACAGTGAATGCACTTGGCTCCTGCCTCCTCTGACTTACAGTTAAGGAGATCTACTTCAACACTGTACAGGCCTCATGGCTTCTGATAAAAGTAAccatgctggggtgcctgggtggcccaatcggctcagcgtctgacttaggctcaggtcatgatctcacggttcatgagttcgatccctgcgtcgggctctgtgccgacagctcggagcctggagcctgcataggattctgtgtctccttctctctctgcccctccccactcatgctctgtctcggtctctcaaaaataaatattgtaattcctatcaaaatgacaccagcattcctcacagagctagaacaaacaattctaaaatttgtatggaaccacaaaagaccccgaacagccaaagcaatcttgaaaaagaaaaccaaagctggaggcatcacaattctggacttcaagctgtgttacaaaactgtaatcatcaagacagtatggtactggtacaaaagcagacacttagatcaacgaaacagaatagagaacccagaactggtcCCACAAACATAGGGCCAGCtcgtctttgacaaagcaggaaagaatatccaatggaataaagacagtctcttcagcaaatggtgctgggaaaactggacagtgacatgcagaagaatgaacctggaccactttcttacaccctacacaaaaataaactcaaaatggatgaaagacctaagtgtgagacaggaagccatcaaaatcctagaggagaaagcaggcaacaacctcttggACCTcacccacagcaacttcttactcaacatgtctccacaggcaagggaaacaaaagcaaaaatgaactattgggacctcatcaagatacaaagcttctgcacagagaaggaaacaatcagcaaaactaaaaggcaaccgttggaatgggagaagatgtgtgcaaatgacatatcagattaagggttagtatccaaaatctgtaaagaacttatcaaactcaacacccaaacaacaaataatccagtgaagaaaagggcaaaagacatgagtagacttttccaaagaagacatccagatggctaacagacacatgaacagatgctcaacatcactcatcgtcacggaaatacaaatcaaaaccacagtgagataccacctgacacctcagaatggctaacattaacagctcaggaaacaacagatgtcggcgaggatgcggagagagaggatctcttttgtgttgctggtgggaatgcaaactggtgcagccgctctggaaaacagtatggaggttcctcaaaaaattataaatagaactgccctacaacccagcaattgcactactaggtatttacccaaggggtacaggtgtgctgtttcaaaggggcacatgcaccccaatgtttatagcagtgctttcaccaatagccaaagtacggaaaaagcccaaatgtccgtcaacggatcaatggataaagatgtgatatatatatacaatggagtattaatcggcaatcaaaaagaatgaaatcttgccatttgcaacgacatggatggaactggagggtattacgctaaatgaaattagtcagagaaagacaaatatcatatgacttgactcatatgtggaattaagatacaagacagatgaacataagggaagggaagcaaaaataatacaagaacagggaggagaagaaaacacaagagactctcaaatacagagaacaaactgagggttgctggaggggttcgGGGAGGGGGGCCATGAGAGCAGAAGGCGTACAGGATGCTGGGCTTGCCTCCACAGGGAGAATTTTTCTCCCCTAAATCGGAGTAAGTGCCAAGAAATACTTCAAGTTGGCTACCTTGTAGACCAAGGGTCCTGGTTTAGAACCATCATTCACTTTGGGATTGTTACACTACTGTTACACTACTGTcttgttttatatacttattttaggttttatattttgttgccTGCCAAACTTTTGTAAAAATGATGTGCTGGGCACAATAAGGAAATCATCTCCAATATTTATAAccttgagaagagagagactttAGATGGTAGTGCCTGGCCTTCCTGACCTTCCTTCTTACTCAAACTTGGCCTTAAGTGGTTTCCAGCTGGGACGCACTTTCCCTCTGACACGGTCCTTGACACGGGAAATGTCCTTCCTGGCACCGACGGACAAAACCACTACATGTGGAAAACCTGCCTCGAACAGTGATGCTTTCAAAGAAAAGACCTTGATCAAAAGGAGGGGGGAAGTGTGAACAGGAATAAAGGGACGCTCGCTGGCATGGGCTTGGGACGCCAGGACGGGAGGTGCACCATTCGGCCAATCACAGGAGGAATTGTCAATTCCAGACCCAACAGAAGCGTCAGCAGGAAAGAATCCTCAGAAATCCTCATCATCCTTCTCCAATGGATGCTCATTCAAAACgatccctccccactgcctcctttTCCATAAGATAACGTTCCTCTTCTTCGTTAGTTACACTTGCGTATGGCTTTGCCATAGTCTACTTATCCTGAATTTCagttctctgctattcctgaataagcccatttttgctggtaaaacgacttttattttttgaggttaaGAGGTGTGCAGGAAGTGAGGATGGAACCATCTGTGCAGAGGCAGACCACTGGAGGGGGGGCTCCCGGTCACGGCTGTGGACATAGTGTCCCTGAGCCAGAGCCCCGGACAGCTCTGTAGCCTGGCCATCAGGACAGAGGCCTCAGGCAGTGGTGCACACGTGAGTGTTTAAAGCCGGCTCTTGGGGGACTAGTCTGTGGTGTCACCTCTGGAGTGCAAAGACTCCCACCCTGGCAGATTTCAAGCTGCCCGGTCACGGCACTTGAGGAGCTGGGAAGAGGTGCACAGTCAGCTTGTCACTGCGGTGAGCTGCTTCAGGACAGCACCTCACTGCCCCAGGATGTGAGCCCCTCTCCCCATAGAGCTCTGAGACtggactgcccccccccccagacccagTATTCAGCCTGGGCCGTGCCCCCCCAGCCTCACCGGCCACCTGCAGCATCTTCCACTCTGCTTCCAGCTGCCCTCTCAGGTATATCAGGGCCTGTGTGTCCTCTGGGGAGGCCATGGAGAAGGGACCCAGGCCGGGGGGCGCCTCTCCCTGTAACACCCGGGCCAGGATCCCTGCAAGCTGGGATGTGGATCCCTGGGCCAGGAGCAGAGGTGGAAGCAGCAAGTCACTGGTcgctccccacctgcccccacccccacccccagcacatccgccccctgcccagctcaccTGCTCCAGCAGGACCAAGACTCGGCCCCCCGCCGGCCCCCGCAGCAGAGAAGCCAGGAGAGCGGCTTGGGGGGCCTGCAGGCCGTGGGCTGGCCCCAGCGCCACCAACACGAGGTCAGGCTGGAAGCCATAGGCCAGGGGCAGCACAAGGGCCAGAACGCAGTTCACGAACCCACCAGTAGTCTGTGGGAAGAACGGCAGTCAGGGGTCACCCTGCCTCCCAATGTCAGGTGCGCAGCCACACCAACAGCCCCaccaggaagggcagggggaggagcaggccaGCCAGCACGAGGACACCCTGCCCTCGACATCACCGCTCACCCCTGGCAGTGGCACGGAGACCTGGAACATGGATGGGGCGGCCGCTTCCTTGCCTCTGATGTTCAGCCACAGATTCCTCCTTCCAGGGAAGAGCGAGCACGCGCGGGGGTTGAGCAGGATAGAGCGAGCACGCGCGGGGGTTGAGCAGGATAGAGCGAGCACGTGCGGGGGGTGAGCAGGATAGAGGGAGCACGCGCGGGGGGTGAGCAGGATAGAGCAAGCACGCGCGGGGGGTGAGCAGGGAAGAGTGAGCACGCGCGGGGGGTGAGCTGCTGTTTGCCCTCCAGAGCCCAGACCACAgaaggggaggtggaggagaccttggggggcggggggagggggcactgcTGACCCTCTGTGCTGGAGACCCTCCCAGGGACTCCTCTGCCAGCCCCCAGCTGTGGAAGGCCCTGCCCACCCATCACCCATGGGGACCCAGGACTGTGTGCCCACCCACACACAAGGCTGGATGTACACCTGACCCAAGGGTCATACCCATCGTCAGCAAGGTCTGCGGGCCGATCCAGCTGTCCCACAGCCACACAGAGAAGCCTGGAGGAAAAGTTGGCCCCGGGACAGGTTGCACTCACCCAACCTGGAATCCATTCCCAGAGCCCTCCCCACGCAGCGGGGAGCAGGAGTGGTGgccagcagggcagggggtgCCCACGGGCCATGCCCTGAAGACTCACCTCCGCGCTCCGTGGGACAAGCTGCGCCGAATGACCACATCCAGGGTGGGAGCCGCAGCGGGCTCCGGGGTTGCTGCAATGCCACTGCTCACCTGGAGGGGTCGACAGTGGGCGCGCAGGACCACTCCCAACCAGATAAACAGACACAtctgccccttctctgggccCCCCTCTACATAGCTGCTATCTGTGAGATGCTTAAAACTAACTTACGTCATCCCCTTCACCTCTCCGTCAAGGAGTATTTAGTTGGGAAGACTGAGTGaccctgaactcatgaccctgtcCCTGAGGACTGTTCTAGAAAGGGTCCAGGCACAAGGTAACTCACGTCCATGTGGTTGTGCGCCACCGAGCACTCCCCTGGACAGGCCATCTGCTGTGGGCAGGTCCTgggcctgggccctgcccctgGCTCATGGCCACCCTTGGCCCATCCCAGGTACACCCACCTGCCCATCCAGGATCCCATTCAAGAGGTGCAGGACCTTCCCAAGTGCAGTGAGAGCCTTGTCCTGGGCCAGGGCCTCGTGTAGCCTATGGTGGGAAACCAAGACACATGGACAGGAATTGACAGACCGcagcacatgtacacacacagccccatccccctccccaggcccacgCTGCCCACCTGGCCCAGGCCCGTGTCTCCTCCTGTGGGGCTGACCCCTCCTGACGGAGGACGTCGGCGGGTAGAACCAGAGCGGCATCCAGTGCAGTCAGGGCAACAGCCGTGCGGACAGGCAGTGTGGGGTTGAGGTGCAGCTGGTCTAGGAGGGAACTCAGTGCGGCCGAGGCCTGTGCCTCTGCTGCCTTGAATTTGGGTCCCCCGGGCGATACAGGTGAGGCTCTCTGCTCCAGGGAGTAGGTGCTGGGATTCAGTATGGGGGTCGACCCTAGGGGGTGGTTCAGAGTCAAAGCCACTGCGTGGGAGCCCAGGATGTGACCCTGCCTCCCAGCTTAGGCCACACTGACCTTGCTGCCGGAGGCTCTTCCAATGAGGGTTCTGGGCAGCCCGGACACTCTGGATGGATTCCAGGGCACTGAGGGGAGAAGCAGGAGCAGTGAGGCCTGGCATCGcacccccagcccttcccacctTCCTGGCCCCGAACCTGTGATGAGGCTCCATGGGCCCTGACAGGGGCAAGGCAGGGTCACCCAGCAGCGCCTTCACCACCATGCACACGGACTGGGACAGCGACTCCAGGTGGTAGCCTccctgggaggagaaagaaaggaagggatgtGACTGGGCCGGGGCGTCGCCATCCCAGGCAGGATACCCCGTCCTGTACAGCAGGCCCCCTCTGATGGCACCTCCGCATCTGACCAGTGAGCCCTCCCAGCTGTCACGGTCACCTCCAGCACAGCACAGACTCGGCCGCCGGCCAGCACCTGCAGCAGCTGTGTGAGGTGGGAGAAGCACTCCGGCGTGGCCCGCATCTGCCCCTGGAACCAGAGCCCAGCGTGATGGGTGCCTGGCCCCGGGACCCCAGGAGCCCTCCCCTGCCAGGCCAGGCCCTCACCTCAGGATCCCCGATCGCAGAGTCAAATCCTGCTGAGATGAGCACCAGCTCAGGGTCAAACTGTGGGCAGGGCCACGCGGGGATGGGCAGGAAAGAGACCGGAGCAGGGGTGAAGGAGGCCCCTCCAGATAGCACTCCCCATCCGGAGGGTTCCATTGTGCTATGGTGTGGGCGGGTACTCTGGACAGAGGATcgccctccccttctcctgccatCAAGACCACTCCTGCCCCCCATGCAGTTACCTCAAAGGCCACGGGGAGCAGCACATGGAGGAAGGCGGCCACGTAGTCAGCATTTCCCATCCCAACCTGTGGCCATGGGGCATCAGTGCTGGGCCCCGTGGCAGAGGGCTATGAAGTCTCTGTCCCTGGGGCCCAAACTCTGGGGGTGACCCTGGAAGGATGCCCTGAACTCTGTTCAGGAGGCCTGGGGCTGCGGGGCAGGGGCGAGGCCTGGGTGAGGGGCTCTGTGTAGGCGGCTGGCGGGAGAGGCAGGCACCTGATTCCAGGGCAGGTTGACAGTGAAGCCacggccctgcccctgcccaacaGCATCTGCATCCGATTCTCGAAGGTAGGGCCAAAAGTGCCCATGCTCATAGCGGTGCCAGGAAAAGTAGAGGACACTGTGGACAACCAGCCACGACCAGAGGTCAAGACCTTGTCCCCATGGCTCCCAGCAAAGGGTCTCGGGGAAGGGTCGCGTCCCCGGCTCACCTGGGGTCATCCTCAAAGATATACTGGATGCCCTGACCATGGTGGACATCCCAGTCGACAATGAGGATCCTGGGGACAGGGAGTGCTCAGAGGTCACTGAGCGGCAGAGCCTCTGACCTTGGGGCCACAGCCCACCCCAGGAAGACAAGGGGCTGGATGGGGTCTCTCAGCAGCCCGCTCTACCACCCTCCTGTCGGGCCTGGGCCCCTGCCTCGCAGTGCACACCTGTGCAGCCCGTGTCTCTGCTTGGCGTGTTTGGCTGCTATGGCCACATTGTTGAACACGCAGAATCCATTGGCAGCGGCTCTCTGGCTGTGATGCCCAGGAGGTCTGTGGGTGAAAATTGGGTGTGGGGCACATCAGGGTCATCCTGTGCCCTCACAGGGCCACCCACGGGTGGGAGCGACCCAGGAAGGGGACAGCTCTCACCTCACCAGGGCGAGCCCGTTGTGCACAGCCCCCGTCAGCACGGCATCCACCAGCTGCAGCGCAGCCCCCGCGGCCAGCCGGGCACAGTGGAAGGTACTCTGTGGGGCAGGGGTGCAAatgagcccccaccccccgcacctcACAGGCTCTGCCCAGGCCCGCGCAGGGTACAGCAGGCAGCAGGGCGTGTAGGCCATGTGCACATTCATGAATGTGGGGCCTTTGGCCAGGGTTGGCGGCAAGGCCGTAAATCAGGCACAGGCATGTGGATGTGCAGTGGGGAGGTAGCGTGTCCCCACCCAGGAAGTGGTGTGTCCCCAGGGCCGCACCGGATGGAAGTAGACAGCGTCGTATTGTCCAGACAGCGCCTGTAGTTCCCTGGTGCTCAAGGTCTGGGTTCCTCGCAACAAGGACACATACTCTGGGCTGCAGGGGGACAGGTAGGCCAGGCAGGGTCAccagcaggaagaggaggagaaagaggggctGGACCCCTGGGGGCACTGCCCACCTCACTGTTTTGTCTCCCACCCACCCAATGGTGAAACTGAGGCAGGTAGGGGAGATGCTCTGTTTTCAAGATGCTGGCAGGCTGGGTGGCCTCAGGTCCTAGCTGGCCTCCTCTGTGGCATGTGGCTCCCCAGGGTCTGACCTGTGTACCAGGCCCAGCTCTGCCTCGGAGGCCTCTCGGGCTGCCAACTGTAGACACCTCTGCTCCAGGCCCCACTGCCGCAGGCGCTCCAGGGCTGCAGTCAGGCGCTCCGGACGCTCGATCTCACACTCAGGGCTGAGTGGACACAGAGCTCAGGGTCCAGAGCCCCCTCTCCATCCTCCCACCTCTGCCAGGTCACACTTACTCTTCCCAGAGCAGCTGGGCCGCTGTCATGTCCTCGTGGTACACCAGCGCAGTCCTCATGGCACAGCCGTGGTCACTTTGGACCACCCTGGCTGGGCAGGTGAATGCACTGCCTGTCCCCTCCTTGCAGCCCCCGGGAGCTGGGACGACCGGCAGGGAGCCTGGGCAGGAACACGCAGAATCCAGGCAGGGAAGTAGGCCGACAGGGGCGCTCCCAGGGCCAGATTTCCCCACTTCCTCAGACTCTGACCCAGCGCCCAAAACCCCGCCCCGAAGCGCGGCCTGACGGGAGCTGGGCTGGCGAGACGCCTGGGGCCCGGGCCGGGGCTGTGCTGCCCCATCTCTCCTACTCCGCGCTCCGGCTGCGGCTCCAAGACctaccttcccccaccccagcccggaGCCTGAGGCGTGTCGcgggcctccctctccctctagaGGTGGAGGGGCGGGTGAGGTCCAGTGTGCCCAGGACCCCGCGGGCCGCCCCAAATCTCCCCCGACCCAGCCTGACCGCGCAGGCCAAGGCGTCAGACGCGTCCTCAGCCCATCACGTCTGGCGCTGCCCTGGGACGCATCCGAGGGCCGCTTGGGCTAGGGGAGCCCGGGCCTGAGCGACGTCGACGCGCAGCGCTTCCCCCGAGGTGTAAGAAGGGGGTGGCGGGGTCCGATTTGAGCTCCAGAAAGACCCTGGCCAAAGAGCAGACCAGTCGGAGGGTCAGGGGGTGGCAGAGCAGCTAGACAAGAGCCGCGGAAGCGTGGGGCGAGGCAAGGCAGGAGGGCAAGGCGAACAGAGGGAGGGTCTGGGCGAGGAATGCATGCATGAGGCCAGCAACCGAGCCAGATGGCCAGAGAGGAGGAAAGTGGGAGCCAGGGGCCTGAAACATAAGGGCTCTGGCAACAGCGCCCAGGGCCCGAATCCTGAGGCGGCGGGCTTCACGGAGGCGGCGTTCTGAAGCGAATAggccctggggggcggggcacgTAGGAGGCGGGGCCCTGGGCGGGAGTGCAGCCAACCCCGTTCGTGGGTGCCCCGGAAGTGTAGGAATGGCCCCTACGGCGGGAAGGATGCGGCCCGCGGCCCCACCGGGATCCCACCGTCCCGGTCGAGGCACCTGCCAGAGTCCACAACGGACAAGCTACCAGCGCCGGGAAGACTCCGATTGGGTCATTTGGGGTCAGGTGCCCACCCCTCAGCCAATCACGGTGGCTATGGGGCTGGCGTACTCTGATTGGCCATCCTGGCACACGTGGTCCCAGAGGCGGGGCCTGTGGCAGACCGCCCTTCCCGGATCGCCCTGAGCCGGGGGTCCAGAGAAGGGTCGGCCCCGGGAGCACCAGAGAGCCCCTGAGCAGAGAAGGCCGGTGTCCACTGTGGCAACTCGGCTGGGCCAACTGTTCACGTGTCCGGCCGAACTCCAGGCCAGAAGGGGGACGGCCTGGCCCCGCTTTGGGCGTACCTGCCCTGGGGACAAGTGGGAGGAGCCAGTGCGAACGCAGGAGCCCTAGAGCCTAGAGAGCCCGGCTCTCCGAGACGTCCACTGGCTGGCAGAAGGCTGCGCGGGCTCGCCGATGGCGCTGGCATGTGGACGCCGGGGCGGGAGGTTTCAAATGACAACAGAACCCACTGGCGTGCTGTGTGTGACAGGTGCCTCAAAGCGTCTAGCGTGACCCCTCCTCTCCAGGAACCTGGCCCTGGAGACTGCTGGGAGCTCAGACagctgggactgagccccacgttgggccctaaCGCCCCGTCCCGAGCGGGCtctgcctggggcctggctccagagtctaaACCTTTAGAGGAAGTCCACAGAAGAGGCGGGGCCAATCCCTACCCCgggggcttcaggctctgggctcactgTGGACCTGGGAGGAAGGGCGTGCCCCGGCACAGCTACTAAGTAGGGACTGAGGCTCCGGAGCCAGCTTCTTTTCTCTATGCCTGGCTGCAGCTCAGAGACCTAAAGGTGGAGATCCAGCGCGAGAATTAGGAAGGAAAGCCAGAGTGGGATCTCTACAAAAGGGTTTATTTCCTTCCCGTCATGTGGGCATAGCACAGGGCCAATTTACATTCCGGGCTGGGGGTTCAGGAGAGTCCACACCAACGCCCCCCAGGAGAGACATCCCTGAGTAGGCACTCAGTGccctccctgtgtgtctctttcaGCTATGTGAACTGGGTTCCAGCAGGGGCTGGAGCGGACAGGATCAGGCCAAGCCTTGACCCAAgcctcaccaccaccatcccccacAGGCTCTGAGGCTTCTTGTTGAACCTGGGGAAGGGGACCATTGCCCAGGGAGTCAGAGGCCAGTCCCAGGTCAGTTTGGCGTCCTGTTCAGAAGGtccagatgcccccccccccccccccgccaaggttAGACTGAGGTGGTAGCCTTGAGAGCAGGGTAAcggctgggggaagggggtccATGGAACCATAGGTCTCCTGGGATGCAAACCCCAGCCAGAGTCACAGTGATAATCAGGATCCCCTTCCAGGTGGAAGCCCCAGCCAGGGTCCTCaaggccccctccccaccgctcTCAGGGCCCAGGGGTCTTCACAGCGCTGTCTCCTTGGACACCTTGGTCCCCAGCTGCCGGGGAGGCTTGAAGCTGAGCACTTCCTTATATGTGACacctggggtggggtgagggagacaGATCATCACGGGAGA is a genomic window of Acinonyx jubatus isolate Ajub_Pintada_27869175 chromosome B4, VMU_Ajub_asm_v1.0, whole genome shotgun sequence containing:
- the HDAC10 gene encoding polyamine deacetylase HDAC10 isoform X5 is translated as MRTALVYHEDMTAAQLLWEDPECEIERPERLTAALERLRQWGLEQRCLQLAAREASEAELGLVHSPEYVSLLRGTQTLSTRELQALSGQYDAVYFHPSTFHCARLAAGAALQLVDAVLTGAVHNGLALVRPPGHHSQRAAANGFCVFNNVAIAAKHAKQRHGLHRILIVDWDVHHGQGIQYIFEDDPSVLYFSWHRYEHGHFWPYLRESDADAVGQGQGRGFTVNLPWNQVGMGNADYVAAFLHVLLPVAFEFDPELVLISAGFDSAIGDPEGQMRATPECFSHLTQLLQVLAGGRVCAVLEGGYHLESLSQSVCMVVKALLGDPALPLSGPMEPHHSALESIQSVRAAQNPHWKSLRQQGSTPILNPSTYSLEQRASPVSPGGPKFKAAEAQASAALSSLLDQLHLNPTLPVRTAVALTALDAALVLPADVLRQEGSAPQEETRAWARLHEALAQDKALTALGKVLHLLNGILDGQVSSGIAATPEPAAAPTLDVVIRRSLSHGARRLLCVAVGQLDRPADLADDGSPPPPLLWSGLWRANSSSPPARAHSSLLTPRACLLYPAHPPRVLALPWKEESVAEHQRQGSGRPIHVPGLRATARDYWWVRELRSGPCAAPGLWLPA